A single window of Gossypium arboreum isolate Shixiya-1 chromosome 13, ASM2569848v2, whole genome shotgun sequence DNA harbors:
- the LOC108461280 gene encoding protein RBL isoform X1 → MNAPIIDPLQGDFPEVIEEYLEHGLMKCIAFNRRGTLLAAGCSDGSCVIWDFETRGIAKELKDRDCSAAITSVCWSKYGHRILVSAADKSLTLWDVVSGQKVTHIVLQQTPLQARLHPGSSMPSVCLACPLSSAPVIVDFSTGDTTALPVTVPDMGNVVAPPSRNKFPDGAPYTLTAACFNKNGDLVYVGNSKGEILIIDHKNVKVLAMVPISSGAVVKNIVFSRNGQHLLTNSSDRIIRIYENILPLKDGLGALHDLNKTIKEEDTLENLKAVGSKCLVLFREFQDSITKTHWKAPCFSGDGEWVISASASKGEHKIYIWDRAGHLVKILEGPKEQLIDLAWHPVHPIIVSVSLTGLVYIWAKDYTENWSAFAPDFKELEENEEYVEREDEFDLVPETEKVKESDINEDDEVDIVTVEKDPFSDSDMSQDELCFLPATPCPDDPQQQDKRVGSSSKLIDSNHSGSPLSEENGQNGQNGQAVHNASSPLEEDTAGGNQLKRKRKLSEKGLELQAEKVRKPMKPLKSTGRSSKTKNKSVVDQDSGNGLYADDGSDDY, encoded by the exons ATGAATGCCCCGATTATTG ATCCATTGCAAGGGGATTTTCCAGAGGTTATAGAAGAGTATTTGGAGCATGGGCTTATGAAATGCATTGCCTTTAATCGCCGTGGTACCCTTCTCGCCg CTGGATGCTCTGATGGCAGTTGTGTAATTTGGGATTTTGAGACCAGGGGCATTGCAAAGGAGCTTAAGGATAGAGACTGTTCCGCTGCTATAACAAGTGTCTGCTGGTCAAAGTATGGTCATAGAATTCTAGTGTCTGCCGCTGACAAGTCATTAACACTTTGGGATGTAGTTAGTGGTCAGAAGGTTACGCATATCGTTCTGCAACAAACGCCTCTACAAGCTCGTTTACATCCTGGTTCTTCAATGCCATCTGTCTGCTTAGCTTGCCCCCTGTCATCTGCTCCAGTGATTGTTGACTTCAGTACTGGAGATACAACTGCACTCCCAGTCACCGTTCCTGATATGGGAAATGTTGTTGCTCCTCCTTCACGCAACAAGTTCCCTGATGGAGCTCCTTACACATTGACGGCCGCATGCTTTAACAAGAATGGAGATCTGGTATATGTGGGGAACTCCAAAGGTGAAATACTTATAATTGATCACAAAAACGTTAAAGTGCTTGCTATGGTTCCAATTTCTAGTGGCGCTGTTGTCAAGAACATTGTTTTCAGCAGAAATGGGCAGCATCTCCTTACTAATTCAAGTGATCGAATTATCAGGATTTATGAAAATATTCTGCCTTTGAAAGATGGGCTTGGAGCTCTTCATGACCTTAACAAGACCATCAAAGAGGAAGATACTCTTGAGAATCTGAAGGCAGTTGGATCCAAATGCTTAGTTCTTTTTCGAGAGTTTCAGGATTCAATCACAAAGACACATTGGAAAGCACCTTGTTTTAGTGGTGACGGTGAGTGGGTAATATCTGCTTCTGCTAGCAAAGGAGAGCATAAGATCTACATATGGGACAGGGCTGGTCATCTTGTAAAGATCCTTGAAGGTCCAAAGGAACAACTGATTGATTTAGCATGGCATCCTGTCCACCCTATTATTGTCTCTGTTTCCTTGACTGGCTTGGTTTATATTTGGGCTAAAGACTACACTGAAAACTGGAGTGCATTTGCTCCTGATTTCAAAGAGCTTGAAGAAAATGAGGAGTATGTAGAACGAGAAGATGAATTTGATCTGGTGCCTGAAACTGAAAAG GTGAAAGAATCTGATATAAATGAAGATGATGAAGTTGATATTGTGACAGTGGAGAAGGATCCGTTCAGTGATTCTGATATGTCACAGGATGAGTTATGTTTCTTGCCTGCAACTCCTTGTCCTGATGATCCCCAACAGCAGGACAAGCGTGTGGGAAGTTCATCAAAGTTGATTGATAGCAATCACTCCGGATCCCCTCTCTCAGAAGAGAATGGACAGAATGGGCAAAATGGACAAGCAGTCCACAACGCTTCAAGTCCACTCGAAG AGGACACGGCTGGAGGCAATCAGTTGAAAAGAAAACGGAAGCTTTCAGAGAAGGGGTTGGAGTTACAGGCAGAGAAGGTCAGGAAGCCCATGAAACCCTTGAAATCTACTGGTAGGTCAtcgaaaacaaaaaataaatccgTTGTTGATCAGGATTCTGGAAATGGCTTATATGCTGACGATGGCTCTGATGATTACTAG
- the LOC108463683 gene encoding fasciclin-like arabinogalactan protein 15, whose translation MEIMGFSLLFKFLLLLSGFGVSMALQETPLVAKNLGQISSNSVLVALLDSHYTELAELVEKALLLQSLEESVGKHNITIFAPKNEALERNLDPEFKRFLLEPGNLKSLQTLLLYHIVPTRIEPHSWPNSTTGSIIHRTLSNHNVELSSEDSMGVKFIGSAKVINPNAVNRPDGVIHGIEQLLIPQSVQQDFNSRRNLRSISAVKPEGAPEVDPRTHRLKKPAPPVKPGSPPVLPIYDAMAPGPSLAPAPAPGPGGPHHHFNGMRQVKDFIQTLIQYGGYNEMADILVNLTSLATEMGRLVSEGYVLTVLAPNDEAMAKLTTDQLSEPGAPEQIIYYHIIPEYQTEESMYNTVRRFGKVSYDTLRLPHKVSAQEADGSVKFGHADGSAYLFDPDIYTDGRISVQGIDGVLFPPEEKTKEEKKTIKVATAKPRRGKLLEVACRMLVAIGQDSHFSTCQI comes from the exons ATGGAGATAATGGGTTTTTCGTTGCTCTTCAAGTTCCTTCTCTTGCTCTCTGGCTTTGGGGTTTCAATGGCGTTACAAGAAACCCCATTGGTGGCTAAAAACTTGGGTCAAATCAGTTCTAACTCGGTGCTTGTGGCCTTGTTAGACTCGCATTATACGGAGCTTGCTGAATTAGTGGAGAAAGCTTTGTTGTTACAAAGCTTAGAAGAGTCTGTGGGAAAGCATAATATTACCATTTTTGCTCCTAAGAATGAAGCTCTTGAAAGGAATCTAGACCCTGAATTCAAGCGGTTTTTGTTGGAACCTGGTAATCTTAAATCCTTACAAACTCTATTGCTTTATCACATTGTGCCGACTAGGATTGAGCCACATTCATGGCCTAATTCAACAACGGGATCGATCATTCACCGTACGTTATCAAATCACAATGTTGAGCTCTCGAGTGAAGATTCAATGGGGGTTAAATTCATTGGTAGCGCTAAGGTTATTAACCCAAATGCTGTGAACCGTCCAGATGGGGTTATCCATGGCATCGAACAGTTACTAATCCCTCAATCAGTACAACAAGATTTCAACAGTCGGAGAAATCTCCGTTCAATCTCCGCCGTGAAACCAGAAGGTGCGCCCGAAGTTGATCCAAGAACCCACCGCTTGAAGAAACCGGCCCCGCCAGTGAAACCCGGTTCACCACCCGTTCTTCCGATTTACGACGCAATGGCTCCAGGTCCATCACTAGCCCCGGCACCAGCTCCAGGACCCGGTGGACCTCACCATCATTTCAACGGAATGAGGCAAGTCAAAGATTTCATTCAAACACTAATTCAATATGGTGGGTACAATGAAATGGCTGATATATTAGTGAATTTAACATCATTAGCCACTGAAATGGGTCGGTTAGTTTCCGAGGGTTACGTTTTAACTGTATTAGCACCCAACGATGAAGCCATGGCTAAGTTAACCACCGATCAATTAAGCGAACCCGGTGCACCGGAACAAATCATTTATTATCACATAATCCCGGAGTACCAAACCGAAGAAAGTATGTACAATACAGTGAGAAGATTCGGGAAAGTATCGTACGATACATTGAGGTTACCACACAAAGTATCAGCTCAAGAAGCTGATGGGTCTGTTAAATTCGGGCACGCCGATGGATCCGCTTATTTGTTCGACCCGGACATTTATACCGACGGAAGGATCTCGGTGCAAGGAATCGACGGTGTACTTTTCCCGCCTGAAGAGAAAACTAAAGAAGAAAAGAAGACTATCAAAGTTGCTACAGCGAAACCCAGAAGAG GCAAGTTGCTTGAAGTTGCATGCAGAATGCTTGTGGCAATTGGTCAAGATTCTCATTTTAGCACATGCCAAATATAA
- the LOC108461280 gene encoding protein RBL isoform X2, which translates to MNAPIIDPLQGDFPEVIEEYLEHGLMKCIAFNRRAGCSDGSCVIWDFETRGIAKELKDRDCSAAITSVCWSKYGHRILVSAADKSLTLWDVVSGQKVTHIVLQQTPLQARLHPGSSMPSVCLACPLSSAPVIVDFSTGDTTALPVTVPDMGNVVAPPSRNKFPDGAPYTLTAACFNKNGDLVYVGNSKGEILIIDHKNVKVLAMVPISSGAVVKNIVFSRNGQHLLTNSSDRIIRIYENILPLKDGLGALHDLNKTIKEEDTLENLKAVGSKCLVLFREFQDSITKTHWKAPCFSGDGEWVISASASKGEHKIYIWDRAGHLVKILEGPKEQLIDLAWHPVHPIIVSVSLTGLVYIWAKDYTENWSAFAPDFKELEENEEYVEREDEFDLVPETEKVKESDINEDDEVDIVTVEKDPFSDSDMSQDELCFLPATPCPDDPQQQDKRVGSSSKLIDSNHSGSPLSEENGQNGQNGQAVHNASSPLEEDTAGGNQLKRKRKLSEKGLELQAEKVRKPMKPLKSTGRSSKTKNKSVVDQDSGNGLYADDGSDDY; encoded by the exons ATGAATGCCCCGATTATTG ATCCATTGCAAGGGGATTTTCCAGAGGTTATAGAAGAGTATTTGGAGCATGGGCTTATGAAATGCATTGCCTTTAATCGCCGTG CTGGATGCTCTGATGGCAGTTGTGTAATTTGGGATTTTGAGACCAGGGGCATTGCAAAGGAGCTTAAGGATAGAGACTGTTCCGCTGCTATAACAAGTGTCTGCTGGTCAAAGTATGGTCATAGAATTCTAGTGTCTGCCGCTGACAAGTCATTAACACTTTGGGATGTAGTTAGTGGTCAGAAGGTTACGCATATCGTTCTGCAACAAACGCCTCTACAAGCTCGTTTACATCCTGGTTCTTCAATGCCATCTGTCTGCTTAGCTTGCCCCCTGTCATCTGCTCCAGTGATTGTTGACTTCAGTACTGGAGATACAACTGCACTCCCAGTCACCGTTCCTGATATGGGAAATGTTGTTGCTCCTCCTTCACGCAACAAGTTCCCTGATGGAGCTCCTTACACATTGACGGCCGCATGCTTTAACAAGAATGGAGATCTGGTATATGTGGGGAACTCCAAAGGTGAAATACTTATAATTGATCACAAAAACGTTAAAGTGCTTGCTATGGTTCCAATTTCTAGTGGCGCTGTTGTCAAGAACATTGTTTTCAGCAGAAATGGGCAGCATCTCCTTACTAATTCAAGTGATCGAATTATCAGGATTTATGAAAATATTCTGCCTTTGAAAGATGGGCTTGGAGCTCTTCATGACCTTAACAAGACCATCAAAGAGGAAGATACTCTTGAGAATCTGAAGGCAGTTGGATCCAAATGCTTAGTTCTTTTTCGAGAGTTTCAGGATTCAATCACAAAGACACATTGGAAAGCACCTTGTTTTAGTGGTGACGGTGAGTGGGTAATATCTGCTTCTGCTAGCAAAGGAGAGCATAAGATCTACATATGGGACAGGGCTGGTCATCTTGTAAAGATCCTTGAAGGTCCAAAGGAACAACTGATTGATTTAGCATGGCATCCTGTCCACCCTATTATTGTCTCTGTTTCCTTGACTGGCTTGGTTTATATTTGGGCTAAAGACTACACTGAAAACTGGAGTGCATTTGCTCCTGATTTCAAAGAGCTTGAAGAAAATGAGGAGTATGTAGAACGAGAAGATGAATTTGATCTGGTGCCTGAAACTGAAAAG GTGAAAGAATCTGATATAAATGAAGATGATGAAGTTGATATTGTGACAGTGGAGAAGGATCCGTTCAGTGATTCTGATATGTCACAGGATGAGTTATGTTTCTTGCCTGCAACTCCTTGTCCTGATGATCCCCAACAGCAGGACAAGCGTGTGGGAAGTTCATCAAAGTTGATTGATAGCAATCACTCCGGATCCCCTCTCTCAGAAGAGAATGGACAGAATGGGCAAAATGGACAAGCAGTCCACAACGCTTCAAGTCCACTCGAAG AGGACACGGCTGGAGGCAATCAGTTGAAAAGAAAACGGAAGCTTTCAGAGAAGGGGTTGGAGTTACAGGCAGAGAAGGTCAGGAAGCCCATGAAACCCTTGAAATCTACTGGTAGGTCAtcgaaaacaaaaaataaatccgTTGTTGATCAGGATTCTGGAAATGGCTTATATGCTGACGATGGCTCTGATGATTACTAG